A region from the Pseudomonas promysalinigenes genome encodes:
- a CDS encoding NorM family multidrug efflux MATE transporter: MHVAPTQELKALLRLAGPLIASQLAHMLMVLTDTLMMARISPQALAGGGLGAASYSFVSIFCLGVIAAVGTLVAIRKGANDIEGATRLAQNGLWLAWGLALLAALVLWNLKPVLLLFGQQPENVDSAAEFLTLLPLALPGYLTFMALRGFTSALGHSTPVMVISLVGTLLNYLFNVALIEGMFGLPKLGLMGIGLVTSVVSMGMAIALALYIRWHRAYTDYPLRKGLSRPSLPALRELWRLGLPIGGTYMVEVGLFAFAALCMGVLGSTQLAAHQIALQIVSTAFMVPTGLSYAVTMRVGLYYGAGNLLAARSAGRVGIGFGAMIMFGFAALFLLLPDALVGLFIDRDDPGFTAIYQLAVQLLMVAAWFELFDGMQSIAMGSIRGLKDAKTTFLIGLCCYWLIGAPSAWLFTFTLGGGAVGVWWGLALGLACAAVALTFGFEWRMKRLLGRAGVGAASPV; this comes from the coding sequence ATGCACGTCGCGCCCACCCAAGAACTCAAGGCTCTACTGCGCCTGGCTGGGCCGTTGATCGCCTCGCAGTTGGCGCACATGCTGATGGTGCTCACCGACACCCTGATGATGGCCCGTATCAGCCCGCAAGCTTTGGCCGGAGGCGGCCTGGGCGCGGCCAGCTATTCGTTCGTGTCGATCTTCTGCCTGGGTGTGATTGCCGCAGTCGGCACCTTGGTAGCAATCCGCAAGGGCGCCAACGACATCGAGGGCGCAACCCGCTTGGCACAGAACGGCCTATGGCTGGCCTGGGGGCTGGCGCTGCTGGCAGCACTGGTGTTGTGGAACCTCAAACCTGTGCTGTTGCTGTTCGGTCAGCAGCCGGAAAACGTCGACTCGGCCGCCGAATTCCTCACCCTGCTGCCCTTGGCGCTGCCCGGCTACCTGACCTTCATGGCCCTACGAGGTTTCACCAGTGCACTGGGCCACTCGACGCCAGTCATGGTCATCAGCCTGGTCGGTACATTACTCAACTACCTGTTCAACGTTGCCCTGATCGAAGGCATGTTCGGCCTGCCGAAGCTGGGCCTGATGGGCATCGGCTTGGTCACCTCGGTGGTGTCGATGGGCATGGCTATCGCATTGGCGTTGTACATCCGCTGGCACCGCGCCTATACCGATTACCCACTGCGCAAAGGGCTATCGCGGCCTTCGCTGCCGGCCCTGCGTGAACTCTGGCGGCTGGGCCTGCCCATTGGCGGCACTTACATGGTGGAAGTTGGCTTGTTCGCCTTCGCCGCATTGTGCATGGGCGTGCTGGGCAGCACGCAACTGGCAGCGCATCAGATCGCTTTGCAGATCGTCTCGACCGCTTTCATGGTGCCGACCGGCCTCTCGTATGCGGTGACCATGCGGGTGGGTTTGTACTACGGCGCCGGCAACCTGCTGGCGGCACGCAGTGCCGGGCGCGTGGGCATCGGCTTCGGGGCGATGATCATGTTCGGCTTCGCGGCGTTGTTCCTGCTGCTGCCGGACGCGCTAGTGGGATTGTTCATCGACCGTGATGATCCAGGCTTCACCGCGATCTACCAGCTGGCCGTGCAGCTGCTGATGGTGGCTGCGTGGTTTGAACTGTTCGATGGTATGCAGAGCATCGCCATGGGCTCGATCCGCGGCTTGAAGGATGCCAAGACCACATTCCTGATCGGTTTATGCTGCTATTGGCTGATAGGCGCGCCCAGCGCCTGGTTGTTCACCTTCACCCTGGGCGGTGGGGCTGTAGGAGTATGGTGGGGGCTGGCGTTGGGGCTGGCCTGCGCCGCGGTGGCGCTGACCTTTGGTTTCGAGTGGCGGATGAAACGCTTGCTGGGCAGGGCGGGGGTTGGGGCTGCCTCGCCGGTCTGA
- a CDS encoding putative bifunctional diguanylate cyclase/phosphodiesterase has product MSTPVEPLRLLLLADEPEWAALLRKCLLPLEGSAVLLTAPNWAAVDTLFSHDRHAVVLATPALQPAPGRCELPTIVLLEHEPDTSPTGVSDWLVRNQLNADTLRRSLRHVRERGVLVATLQRLAEQDPLTGIANRQGFQALLTTRLAENEGRGVALGHLDLDNFRHVNDALGHQCGDRLILQVVSRLKQQLEAGDQLARLGSDEFALLIDTRRDPNRAEWIAERIVEALAEPYWIDGESLLLGCSLGLAHARAQGGADPLMWHAHIAMRQAKGSQGCTFHVFNERINRNARSLADLESELRRALRRDELELHYQPRLNLADGRIVGLEALVRWRHAERGLLPPSEFVPLAEQSGLIVPLGYWVISRALRDMQALHERGLQPLHMAVNLSFRQFQDSQLLATLSRLIVEHGIDARWLEFELTETAVMRRNELVRQTMDALGRLGVRFSLDDFGTGFSSFVHLNSLPITLLKVDRSFVAEMELREENRKLVHAMINLAHNLNLEVVAEGVESPEQMALLRQFGCDQVQGFLVSRPLPVEELIDYLLQAPNSPMAAAL; this is encoded by the coding sequence TTGTCCACGCCTGTCGAACCTTTGCGTTTGCTGTTGCTGGCCGATGAGCCGGAATGGGCCGCCTTGCTACGCAAATGCTTGCTGCCGCTCGAAGGCAGCGCTGTGTTGCTGACCGCGCCGAACTGGGCGGCGGTCGACACCTTGTTCAGCCATGACCGCCATGCGGTGGTGCTGGCCACGCCGGCCCTACAGCCGGCACCCGGTCGCTGCGAGCTGCCGACCATCGTGTTGCTCGAGCATGAGCCAGACACATCACCTACGGGCGTCAGTGACTGGCTGGTACGAAACCAACTCAATGCCGATACCCTGCGCCGCTCCTTGCGCCACGTGCGCGAGCGCGGCGTGCTGGTAGCAACCTTGCAGCGCCTTGCCGAGCAGGACCCACTGACAGGCATCGCCAACCGCCAGGGTTTCCAGGCATTGCTGACCACCCGCCTGGCAGAGAACGAAGGCCGTGGCGTTGCCCTTGGCCACCTGGACCTGGACAACTTTCGCCACGTCAACGATGCGCTCGGCCATCAATGCGGTGATCGGCTGATCCTGCAGGTGGTGTCGCGGCTCAAGCAGCAACTGGAGGCAGGTGACCAGTTGGCGCGCCTTGGCAGCGATGAATTCGCCTTGCTGATCGACACGCGCCGTGACCCGAACCGTGCCGAATGGATCGCCGAACGCATCGTCGAGGCGTTGGCCGAGCCCTACTGGATCGACGGTGAAAGCCTGCTGCTGGGCTGCAGCCTTGGCCTGGCCCACGCCCGAGCCCAGGGCGGGGCAGACCCGCTGATGTGGCATGCGCACATCGCCATGCGCCAGGCCAAAGGCAGCCAGGGCTGCACGTTCCATGTGTTCAACGAACGGATCAATCGCAATGCCCGCAGCCTGGCGGACCTGGAAAGCGAGCTGCGCCGGGCACTGCGCCGCGATGAACTGGAACTGCACTACCAGCCACGGCTGAACCTTGCCGATGGGCGCATCGTCGGCCTCGAAGCACTGGTGCGCTGGCGCCACGCCGAGCGTGGCCTGCTGCCGCCCAGCGAATTCGTACCGTTGGCCGAGCAGAGTGGGCTGATCGTGCCGCTGGGGTATTGGGTAATTTCTCGAGCCCTGCGCGATATGCAGGCCTTGCACGAGCGCGGGCTGCAACCTTTGCACATGGCGGTGAACCTGAGTTTCCGCCAGTTCCAGGACAGCCAGTTGCTGGCCACGCTAAGCAGGCTGATCGTCGAACATGGGATCGATGCCCGCTGGCTCGAGTTCGAACTCACCGAAACAGCCGTGATGCGCCGCAACGAGCTGGTGCGCCAGACCATGGACGCATTGGGGCGTTTGGGGGTGCGTTTTTCGCTGGACGACTTTGGCACCGGCTTCTCGTCCTTCGTGCACCTGAACAGCTTGCCGATCACCCTGCTCAAGGTCGACCGCAGCTTCGTCGCCGAAATGGAGTTGCGCGAAGAGAACCGAAAATTGGTGCATGCCATGATCAACCTGGCGCACAACCTGAACCTGGAAGTGGTAGCCGAAGGTGTGGAAAGCCCGGAGCAGATGGCTTTGCTACGCCAGTTCGGTTGTGACCAGGTGCAAGGGTTCCTGGTCAGTAGGCCTTTGCCGGTAGAGGAATTGATCGACTATCTGCTGCAGGCGCCCAATAGCCCCATGGCTGCCGCGCTTTAG